From Cydia pomonella isolate Wapato2018A chromosome 26, ilCydPomo1, whole genome shotgun sequence, one genomic window encodes:
- the LOC133532090 gene encoding uncharacterized protein LOC133532090: MNTYVVLAALVAVLVKGTSAGCIGAPFLVRSPIISPCVTAPLLPAPMLSTTTIVQSESVTDKLCNVLQMLPVTNLLNNQLACTNLIAPVLPCGCAYGCACGCGPIII; this comes from the exons ATGAATACCTACGTGGTTCTGGCTGCCCTGGTTGCTGTGCTCGTTAAG GGCACTTCAGCAGGATGCATCGGCGCCCCCTTTCTCGTGCGATCTCCTATCATCTCCCCGTGCGTGACCGCTCCTCTCCTCCCCGCTCCCATGTTATCCACCACCACCATTGTGCAGTCTGAGAGCGTAACGGACAAACTGTGTAACGTGCTACAGATGCTGCCGGTGACCAACCTGTTAAACAACCAGCTGGCGTGCACGAATCTGATCGCTCCCGTCCTGCCTTGCGGTTGCGCGTACGGATGCGCATGCGGATGCGGACCTATCATCATTTAA